In Oscillatoria sp. FACHB-1406, one DNA window encodes the following:
- a CDS encoding bifunctional 4-hydroxy-2-oxoglutarate aldolase/2-dehydro-3-deoxy-phosphogluconate aldolase, whose translation METWLKELQKKRAIAVIRASEFELGLHLAKSVATGGMQFIEITWNSDRAAETIARLRQEMPDCSIGTGTILSLSELRDAIAAGAQFIFSPHVEPALIRAANDAGIPVIPGALSPTEIVTAWQAGATCVKVFPIQAVGGASYLKALQGPLGKIPLIPTGGVTLDNARSFLNAGAVAVGLSSQLFPSSLVAAKDWDAIAQLATTATRYCSIEQGKKP comes from the coding sequence ATGGAAACCTGGTTAAAAGAACTGCAAAAAAAACGCGCGATCGCGGTAATTCGCGCCTCCGAATTCGAGTTAGGACTGCACTTAGCAAAAAGCGTAGCGACAGGAGGAATGCAGTTTATTGAAATTACCTGGAATAGCGATCGCGCCGCCGAAACCATCGCCCGACTGCGGCAAGAAATGCCCGATTGTAGCATCGGCACGGGAACGATCTTAAGTTTAAGCGAATTGCGAGACGCGATCGCGGCCGGCGCGCAATTCATCTTCAGTCCCCATGTAGAACCCGCCTTAATCCGCGCCGCCAACGATGCCGGAATTCCCGTCATTCCCGGCGCACTCTCCCCCACCGAAATCGTGACCGCTTGGCAGGCGGGCGCAACCTGCGTTAAAGTATTTCCCATCCAAGCTGTAGGGGGTGCGAGCTATCTCAAAGCGTTGCAAGGGCCGCTTGGAAAAATCCCGCTCATTCCCACCGGCGGCGTAACGCTCGATAATGCGCGTTCCTTCCTTAATGCGGGAGCCGTTGCGGTAGGATTATCGAGTCAACTGTTTCCCTCATCCCTCGTTGCGGCGAAAGATTGGGACGCGATCGCGCAATTAGCGACCACCGCAACCCGCTACTGTAGCATTGAACAGGGCAAAAAACCGTGA
- a CDS encoding NYN domain-containing protein, which produces MIDTPPKFDLIFQDVLRVIQLVCQNQPELLQEKYRSVDWFSDRAQSALKAKLKAILKPVNSPEQAIAQLQHFLQSLFLEPFFVSQIAKQLLIALHSRFTLFQSEGADIAILLLDAENLQLDAKTEKFLTSICRCPLRVKIAFANWRSLGKLDRDLHSRGYDLLHVPGGRDHADGKMIAVGSSLHERYPNAREVLVCSSDTIMTNLCNHLQQKGLWIYQIQKQGDSLEIFNSQTNQTQTFLLASIANFPSIEEFVRQIEEITQLEQNTKGSSWVKLSDISQHFRDRYKLTISQVVSYYWSDNKAKDFFIERPERFVVHKTSESSELYVTFFQSQSTSSFDPSAPILTEEEKSSSENSPISSAWQLEQILLQAIKNLTSKPGEFTSVEKLAGEFSKQYGEGVTKVLKRLQLDNTFTKFLQSSQHFKLQKDGKSYRVAATAP; this is translated from the coding sequence ATGATTGATACTCCACCAAAATTCGACCTAATTTTTCAGGATGTGCTGCGAGTCATTCAACTCGTTTGCCAAAACCAACCCGAATTGTTGCAGGAAAAATACCGATCGGTAGATTGGTTTAGCGATCGCGCTCAGTCGGCACTGAAAGCAAAGTTAAAAGCAATCCTTAAGCCGGTAAATTCTCCAGAACAAGCGATCGCGCAACTGCAACACTTTCTACAATCCCTCTTCCTCGAACCTTTTTTTGTATCGCAGATTGCAAAACAACTCCTTATCGCGTTGCATTCCCGATTTACTCTATTCCAAAGCGAAGGTGCTGACATTGCAATCTTGCTCTTAGATGCAGAAAACCTCCAACTCGATGCAAAAACTGAAAAATTTTTAACCTCAATTTGTCGCTGTCCTCTGAGAGTGAAAATTGCTTTTGCTAATTGGCGAAGTTTAGGAAAACTCGATCGCGACTTGCACTCGCGCGGTTACGACCTGCTGCACGTTCCCGGCGGTCGCGACCATGCCGATGGTAAAATGATTGCGGTCGGTTCCTCGCTGCACGAGCGCTACCCCAACGCTCGCGAAGTGTTGGTTTGTTCTTCCGATACCATTATGACCAATCTCTGCAATCACCTCCAGCAGAAAGGCTTATGGATTTATCAAATTCAAAAACAAGGCGACTCCCTCGAAATTTTTAACAGCCAAACTAACCAAACGCAAACTTTTTTACTGGCTTCCATTGCCAATTTTCCTTCTATTGAAGAGTTTGTTCGCCAAATCGAAGAAATCACCCAACTCGAACAGAATACTAAGGGCAGTTCTTGGGTTAAGCTTTCGGATATTTCCCAACACTTTCGAGACCGATACAAACTAACGATTAGTCAAGTTGTTTCCTATTATTGGTCTGACAACAAAGCGAAGGACTTTTTTATCGAGCGTCCGGAACGTTTTGTCGTTCATAAAACATCTGAAAGTTCTGAACTTTATGTTACGTTTTTTCAAAGCCAATCCACTTCTTCTTTCGACCCTTCTGCCCCAATACTGACTGAAGAAGAAAAGTCTAGTTCCGAGAATTCACCGATCTCCTCGGCTTGGCAACTCGAACAAATTCTCCTGCAAGCAATCAAAAACTTAACCTCGAAACCGGGAGAGTTTACCTCGGTTGAGAAACTAGCCGGTGAATTCTCCAAGCAATACGGAGAAGGCGTTACAAAGGTTTTGAAACGCCTGCAACTCGATAATACCTTTACTAAATTTTTGCAAAGCTCCCAGCACTTCAAGCTACAAAAAGATGGAAAATCTTATCGGGTTGCTGCGACGGCTCCATAG
- a CDS encoding TIGR04283 family arsenosugar biosynthesis glycosyltransferase, protein MKKVSIIIPTFNEAENIAKTLQCAQTGTDIEIIVVDGGSEDKTIEIVRQMSANVIASPQLGRAAQMNYGAEKATGEILLFLHGDTRLPLGYDAEIRTILGKSGVVAGAFELKIDAPLRSLRWVERMVRVRSRFLQLPYGDQGIFLKTSTFKELSGFPILPIMEDFEFVRRLKRRGKIAIASLPVTTSARRWLKLGVVKTTALNQLIILAYFLGIPPDRLRSWYRGLSKSA, encoded by the coding sequence TTGAAGAAAGTCTCGATTATTATACCCACTTTCAACGAAGCAGAAAATATCGCAAAAACTTTGCAATGCGCGCAAACGGGGACGGATATTGAAATTATTGTCGTCGATGGCGGCAGCGAAGATAAGACTATCGAAATCGTTCGACAAATGAGCGCAAACGTTATTGCATCTCCCCAACTCGGACGCGCCGCCCAGATGAATTATGGGGCAGAAAAGGCGACGGGAGAAATCTTACTTTTCCTGCATGGCGATACTCGTTTACCGCTGGGATATGACGCAGAAATTCGCACAATTTTAGGGAAATCGGGAGTTGTTGCAGGTGCTTTTGAGTTAAAGATCGATGCACCGTTGCGATCGCTGCGTTGGGTAGAGAGAATGGTGAGGGTGCGATCGCGTTTTCTCCAACTTCCCTACGGCGATCAAGGAATTTTTCTGAAAACTTCAACCTTCAAAGAACTCAGCGGTTTCCCCATTTTGCCGATTATGGAAGACTTCGAGTTTGTGCGCCGACTGAAACGACGCGGTAAAATCGCGATCGCATCCCTTCCCGTCACCACTTCTGCCCGTCGCTGGCTAAAACTCGGCGTTGTCAAAACTACCGCCCTCAACCAACTCATCATTCTCGCTTACTTTCTCGGTATTCCGCCCGATCGACTGCGATCGTGGTATCGCGGTTTATCTAAATCCGCATAA
- the mutS gene encoding DNA mismatch repair protein MutS — protein MSTKANPHNDYRKIDREKLSPMMQHYVEVKETYPHALLLYRVGDFFECFFQDAVTIGQELELMMTSKESGKEIGRVAMTGVPHHAIDRYSAMLVEKGYAVVICDQTEDAAQAAAEKRMVERQVTRLLTPGTLVDDSMLSARRNNFLASVVLAKQHWGLAYADISTGEFYTTHSGDLESLGLELMRLQPAEILLPTDAPDPVGLLRPGEKSEVLPEGLPDCFCYSLRSQKHFNLGLAKERLLMKFGVRSLESMGCEDLPLCVRAAGGLLEYLEETQKNNPVPLVPLKTYAIADYLLLDPQTRRNLEILQTVRDGTYNGSLLWACDRTVTAMGGRALRRWLLQPLLDLRGIRARQDTIEELTRNTELRDSLRQMLRQIYDIERLSGRVGSGRAHAKDLANLAQSLVKLTELSRLATAGSSPYLKALHKIPPGLEPLGHHVLEHLVESPPQHLKEGGLIRGGISEILDERRALLEQDQQWVANLEISERDRTGISNLRVGYNKTFGYYISLPRSKADLAPDNYTRKQTLTNEERYITTELKERETRILNARDELNNLEYEIFCELRDRVSEKSEEIREIAKAVAATDVLAGLAEVAVTQGYCRPVMTEGRVIEIQGGRHPVVEQTLPAGFFVPNSTAMGTEQLSVKEEQALKDNTVDSPPLPVTPSHPDLIILTGPNASGKSCYLRQVGLIQLMSQIGSFVPADKATLGICDRIFTRVGAVDDLATGQSTFMVEMNETANILNHATPKSLILLDEIGRGTATFDGLSIAWAVAEYLAAEIQARTIFATHYHELNELASILANVANYQVTVKELPDKIIFLHQVRPGGADRSYGIEAGRLAGLPASVITRARQVMGQIEKHSKIALGLRKGIQKQQPQGKYVPESGMETRNAIEQLDIFE, from the coding sequence ATGTCCACCAAAGCTAATCCCCACAACGATTACCGTAAGATAGACCGCGAGAAGCTTTCGCCGATGATGCAGCATTACGTGGAAGTGAAGGAAACTTACCCCCATGCGTTGCTGCTGTATCGGGTGGGCGATTTTTTTGAATGCTTTTTCCAGGATGCTGTCACCATCGGACAAGAACTGGAATTGATGATGACTTCTAAGGAGTCGGGGAAGGAAATCGGGCGGGTGGCGATGACGGGAGTTCCGCATCACGCGATCGATCGCTATAGTGCGATGCTAGTGGAGAAGGGCTATGCGGTGGTGATTTGCGACCAAACCGAGGATGCAGCGCAGGCGGCGGCTGAAAAGCGGATGGTGGAACGCCAGGTGACGCGCTTGCTGACTCCTGGAACGCTGGTAGACGATTCGATGCTATCGGCGCGGCGTAATAATTTCCTCGCTTCGGTGGTGCTGGCGAAACAGCATTGGGGGTTAGCTTATGCAGACATCTCGACGGGGGAGTTTTATACGACGCATTCGGGGGATCTGGAGTCGTTAGGGCTGGAGTTGATGCGCTTGCAGCCTGCGGAAATTTTACTGCCAACGGATGCGCCGGATCCGGTGGGGTTGCTGCGTCCGGGGGAGAAGTCGGAGGTTTTACCGGAGGGATTGCCGGATTGTTTTTGCTACTCGCTGCGATCGCAGAAACATTTTAACCTCGGGCTGGCTAAAGAACGCTTGTTAATGAAGTTTGGGGTGCGATCGCTCGAAAGTATGGGGTGCGAAGATCTGCCCCTGTGCGTGCGGGCGGCGGGCGGATTGCTGGAATACCTCGAAGAAACGCAGAAAAATAACCCCGTTCCTTTAGTTCCCTTAAAAACTTACGCGATCGCGGATTATCTTTTATTAGACCCGCAAACGCGCCGCAACCTCGAAATCTTGCAAACCGTGCGCGACGGCACGTATAATGGGTCGCTACTGTGGGCGTGCGATCGCACCGTTACTGCAATGGGAGGGCGCGCCCTGCGTCGCTGGTTGCTGCAACCCTTGCTCGATCTCAGAGGAATTCGCGCCCGCCAAGATACTATCGAAGAACTGACTCGCAACACCGAACTGCGCGACAGCTTGCGGCAAATGCTGCGGCAAATCTACGATATCGAGCGATTGAGTGGGCGAGTCGGTTCTGGGCGCGCCCATGCCAAAGATTTAGCCAATTTAGCCCAATCTTTGGTGAAATTAACCGAACTCTCCCGCCTCGCTACCGCAGGTTCCTCGCCCTATCTCAAAGCACTGCATAAAATTCCCCCTGGACTCGAACCGTTAGGACATCACGTTCTCGAACATCTCGTCGAATCGCCGCCGCAACACCTTAAAGAAGGCGGTTTGATTCGAGGCGGTATCAGTGAGATTTTAGACGAAAGACGCGCCCTGCTCGAGCAAGACCAACAATGGGTGGCGAATTTAGAGATTAGCGAGCGCGATCGCACTGGTATTTCCAATCTCCGCGTCGGCTACAATAAAACCTTCGGCTACTATATCAGCCTCCCCCGCAGCAAAGCCGACCTCGCCCCCGATAATTACACTCGCAAACAAACCCTCACCAACGAAGAACGCTACATTACCACCGAACTGAAAGAACGCGAAACTCGCATCCTCAACGCGCGCGACGAGTTAAATAACTTAGAGTACGAGATTTTCTGCGAATTGCGCGATCGAGTGAGTGAAAAAAGCGAGGAAATCCGTGAAATTGCCAAAGCGGTTGCCGCTACGGACGTTCTCGCCGGACTCGCAGAAGTTGCCGTTACGCAAGGATACTGCCGTCCCGTTATGACTGAAGGGCGCGTTATCGAAATTCAAGGGGGCAGACATCCCGTTGTCGAACAAACCCTTCCGGCGGGTTTTTTCGTTCCCAATTCCACAGCAATGGGAACGGAACAGTTATCAGTTAAGGAAGAACAAGCGCTAAAAGATAACACTGTCGATTCACCCCCTCTCCCCGTCACCCCCTCCCATCCCGACTTAATCATTTTAACCGGGCCGAATGCGAGTGGAAAAAGTTGTTATTTACGACAGGTGGGATTAATTCAATTAATGTCGCAGATTGGCAGTTTTGTTCCGGCAGATAAAGCAACTTTGGGAATTTGCGATCGCATCTTTACCCGCGTCGGGGCAGTAGATGACCTCGCCACCGGGCAATCGACCTTTATGGTAGAGATGAATGAAACGGCGAATATCCTCAATCATGCGACCCCGAAGTCCCTAATTCTTCTCGATGAAATCGGGCGCGGTACGGCGACTTTTGACGGGCTTTCGATTGCTTGGGCGGTCGCAGAATATTTAGCCGCAGAAATTCAAGCCAGAACGATTTTTGCGACCCACTATCACGAACTCAACGAGCTTGCTTCGATCCTTGCGAACGTGGCAAACTATCAAGTAACTGTGAAAGAATTGCCCGATAAAATCATTTTTCTCCATCAAGTTCGTCCCGGCGGTGCGGATCGTTCTTATGGGATTGAAGCCGGAAGATTAGCCGGTTTGCCCGCTTCAGTTATTACTCGCGCTCGACAAGTGATGGGACAGATTGAAAAGCATAGTAAAATTGCGTTGGGCTTGCGTAAAGGGATTCAAAAACAGCAGCCTCAAGGAAAATATGTGCCGGAAAGCGGTATGGAAACTCGAAACGCGATCGAACAATTAGATATTTTTGAATAA
- a CDS encoding iron uptake porin encodes MSKLLWQILKTAPLAVGSSVLLANGAIAAQNPDVAIPSDSQKSVELNLEAAAEVPKAAELNFETPASVEVASEIAPANNSSTLEQIESYSSEGIDNSLGQSVQGASKFRDVRPTDWAFQALDDLIKRYDCLVGYPDGTFRGNRPLSRYEFAAGLNACLNQIERLIASSGSGFATKEDLETLRRLMQEFEAELATLGTRVDNLEARTAFLEDHQFSTTTKLKGEVIFALADVFTDLDQQFDTNFNRQIDARDSRPSGGNAIFSDRVRLNLETSFTGKDLLRVRLQARNTPNIIPSFTNEGRLGFDGDNGNNVELDDVFYRFPVFNDRGRLQVWANGTELNDMFDPINPFESSGSGALSRFGRFNPIYRAGGQNAAIALDFNVTDWLNVAGAYMAGEANNPGPGQGLFNGDYAVAGQVTLKPFDGRMKVAGLFVHGYNDTGIDMGTGTRAASFRTGTPVVSNSYGVNVNFNVTDTIFVGGWGGYTAARAINTGDGDIWNWAAYAGLNDLGAKGSRLGFIFGREPYLAGSDPAIGTLNVPGLGNRLGNRADADTSYHFEGFYRFPVNKNIHITPGVIAITNPGGQSVNDTLWIGVLRTTFSF; translated from the coding sequence ATGTCAAAACTGCTCTGGCAGATTCTAAAAACGGCTCCCCTTGCTGTGGGAAGCTCTGTACTACTCGCGAACGGTGCGATCGCGGCTCAAAACCCTGACGTTGCTATCCCCTCCGATTCCCAGAAATCAGTAGAACTCAACCTTGAAGCTGCGGCTGAGGTTCCCAAAGCTGCCGAACTCAACTTTGAAACGCCTGCTTCTGTTGAAGTTGCCAGCGAAATCGCTCCTGCAAATAACAGTTCCACCCTCGAGCAAATCGAAAGCTATAGCAGCGAAGGCATTGATAATTCCCTCGGACAAAGCGTGCAAGGCGCATCCAAATTTCGCGACGTGCGCCCCACCGATTGGGCATTCCAAGCCCTCGACGACCTCATCAAACGCTACGATTGCTTAGTCGGCTATCCCGATGGCACGTTCCGAGGCAACCGTCCCCTGTCTCGTTACGAATTTGCCGCCGGTTTAAACGCCTGCTTAAACCAAATCGAGCGCTTAATTGCCTCATCCGGTAGCGGTTTTGCGACTAAAGAAGACTTGGAAACCTTGCGTCGGCTGATGCAAGAATTTGAGGCAGAACTGGCAACCCTGGGAACCCGCGTCGATAACCTCGAAGCGCGTACCGCCTTCCTTGAAGACCATCAATTCTCCACCACGACCAAACTGAAAGGAGAAGTCATCTTTGCACTCGCGGATGTATTTACTGACCTCGACCAGCAATTTGATACTAACTTCAACCGTCAGATTGATGCTAGAGACAGCCGACCAAGCGGTGGCAATGCCATTTTTAGCGATCGCGTTCGCTTAAACCTAGAAACCAGCTTCACCGGCAAAGACTTGCTGCGCGTCCGCCTGCAAGCGCGCAATACCCCGAATATCATTCCCAGCTTTACCAACGAAGGTCGCTTGGGCTTTGATGGAGACAATGGCAATAACGTCGAACTGGACGACGTATTTTATCGCTTCCCAGTTTTCAACGATCGCGGTCGATTGCAAGTTTGGGCGAACGGAACCGAACTTAACGATATGTTCGATCCGATTAACCCCTTTGAATCCAGCGGTTCCGGCGCGCTTTCTCGCTTCGGTCGTTTCAACCCCATCTATCGGGCGGGCGGTCAAAATGCTGCGATTGCTCTAGACTTTAACGTAACCGATTGGCTCAACGTTGCCGGAGCCTATATGGCGGGCGAAGCTAATAATCCCGGGCCGGGTCAAGGTTTATTTAACGGAGACTATGCTGTTGCCGGTCAAGTCACGTTAAAACCTTTCGACGGTCGCATGAAAGTTGCAGGCTTGTTCGTTCACGGCTACAACGACACTGGCATTGATATGGGAACCGGTACGCGGGCGGCATCTTTCCGCACCGGGACACCCGTCGTCTCCAATAGCTACGGCGTAAACGTCAACTTCAACGTAACCGATACTATCTTTGTCGGCGGTTGGGGCGGCTACACCGCAGCGCGCGCCATTAATACTGGCGATGGCGACATCTGGAACTGGGCAGCTTATGCCGGTCTAAATGATTTAGGCGCGAAAGGAAGCCGCCTCGGTTTTATCTTCGGTCGCGAACCGTATTTAGCCGGTTCAGATCCTGCCATTGGAACCTTAAATGTACCGGGTTTAGGCAACAGATTAGGCAACCGCGCTGATGCCGATACCAGCTATCACTTTGAAGGCTTCTATCGCTTCCCTGTCAACAAAAATATCCATATTACGCCGGGGGTAATTGCGATTACCAATCCGGGCGGCCAATCGGTTAACGATACCCTGTGGATTGGCGTGTTGCGCACGACCTTCTCTTTCTAG
- a CDS encoding L,D-transpeptidase, with protein MKHPRPPQLRTRWFVILASVALLFALAIGNISAPTFAQSSADILQTIAYLRTSNEHWIEVNLTTQRLIAWQGGKSVFAVIVATGKPSTPTATGVFSITSKQPQARMRGSGFDVPDVPFVLYYGNAAIHGAYWRVRFGQPISHGTVYLAPDRAQWLYNWAEVGTPVIVRQL; from the coding sequence GTGAAACATCCTCGCCCGCCTCAACTCAGAACTCGATGGTTCGTTATTTTAGCAAGTGTAGCGCTGCTGTTTGCCCTCGCGATCGGTAATATTTCCGCGCCGACGTTCGCCCAATCGAGCGCAGACATCCTCCAAACCATCGCCTACCTGAGAACCAGCAACGAACATTGGATTGAAGTCAACCTCACCACCCAACGCCTGATTGCATGGCAAGGCGGAAAATCCGTCTTTGCGGTTATCGTCGCCACAGGGAAACCCTCAACGCCCACTGCAACCGGCGTTTTTAGCATCACCAGCAAGCAACCCCAAGCCCGAATGCGCGGTTCCGGGTTCGACGTACCCGATGTTCCCTTCGTGCTGTATTACGGGAATGCAGCCATTCACGGCGCATATTGGCGGGTGCGCTTCGGACAACCCATCAGTCACGGCACGGTTTATCTGGCTCCCGATCGCGCGCAATGGCTTTACAATTGGGCTGAAGTCGGTACGCCGGTTATTGTCAGACAGCTTTAG
- a CDS encoding ribose-phosphate pyrophosphokinase, with translation MQQPTAIRTAPLNFQSSLATLADNNRLRLFSGSANIPLAREVARYLGMDLGPMIRKSFADGELYVQIQESIRGCDVYLIQPCCYPVNDNLMELLILIDACRRASARQITAVLPYYCYARADRKTAGRESITAKLVANLVTQAGANRIVGMDLHSAQIQGYFDIPFDHVYGSPVLLDYLLSKNLPDLVVVSPDVGGVARARAFAKKLNDAPLAIVDKRRQAHNVAEVLNIIGDVSGKTAVLVDDMIDTAGTIAEGARLLRDRGARQVYACATHAVFSPPAIERLSSGVFEEVIVTNTIPVPESRNFEQLRVLSVANLIGETIWRIHEDSSVSSMFR, from the coding sequence ATGCAACAGCCTACCGCAATCCGTACTGCCCCATTAAATTTTCAATCGTCGCTCGCCACCCTTGCCGATAATAACCGCCTTCGGCTCTTTTCTGGTTCTGCGAATATCCCCCTGGCTCGAGAAGTCGCTCGCTATCTGGGGATGGATCTCGGGCCGATGATCCGTAAAAGCTTTGCCGATGGCGAACTCTACGTTCAAATCCAGGAATCGATTCGAGGTTGCGATGTATATCTTATCCAACCTTGCTGCTATCCGGTGAACGATAACTTGATGGAATTGCTGATTTTGATTGATGCTTGTCGTCGCGCTTCGGCTCGGCAAATCACCGCCGTGCTACCGTATTATTGTTACGCTCGCGCGGATCGCAAAACGGCAGGACGGGAATCGATTACGGCCAAACTGGTTGCGAACTTAGTGACGCAGGCGGGGGCAAACCGGATTGTAGGAATGGATTTGCATTCGGCTCAAATTCAAGGGTATTTTGATATTCCCTTCGATCATGTCTACGGTTCTCCGGTTCTTCTGGACTACCTACTCAGCAAAAATTTGCCCGATCTCGTGGTGGTGTCTCCCGATGTGGGTGGCGTGGCGCGGGCGCGGGCGTTTGCGAAAAAGCTGAACGACGCACCTTTAGCTATTGTCGATAAGCGCCGTCAAGCGCACAACGTTGCTGAGGTTCTTAATATCATCGGCGATGTATCGGGTAAAACGGCGGTTTTAGTGGATGATATGATCGATACGGCCGGGACGATTGCAGAGGGCGCGCGTTTGTTGCGCGATCGCGGCGCGCGGCAAGTTTATGCCTGTGCAACTCATGCGGTGTTTTCCCCTCCGGCGATCGAGCGCCTTTCAAGCGGCGTATTTGAGGAAGTGATCGTAACCAATACAATTCCCGTTCCCGAGTCGAGAAATTTCGAGCAGTTACGAGTTTTGTCTGTCGCGAATTTGATTGGCGAAACGATTTGGCGCATCCATGAGGATAGTTCGGTTAGCAGTATGTTCCGCTAG
- the acsF gene encoding magnesium-protoporphyrin IX monomethyl ester (oxidative) cyclase: MVNTVEKPTFEEIRPGVKAPAQETLLTPRFYTTDFDAIAAMDLAPNEEELQAILEEFRADYNQKHFVRDEQFNQSWENIDGETRRLFVEFLERSCTAEFSGFLLYKELGRRIKDKNPILAECFTLMSRDEARHAGFLNKALSDFNLSLDLGFLTKSRKYTYFKPKFIFYATYLSEKIGYWRYITIYRHLEKHPEDRLYPIFNFFENWCQDENRHGDFFDAVMRAAPETLNDWKAKLWSRFFLLSVFATMYLNDIQRKDFYAAIGLDAREYDKYVIEKTNDTAGRVFPVILDINSPEFYDRLEICVQNNEKLSAIATSNTPKALQLFQKLPYYISNGWQCLKLYLMKPIDVTAQHGTVR, from the coding sequence ATGGTTAACACCGTTGAGAAACCGACTTTTGAAGAAATACGCCCGGGAGTCAAAGCTCCAGCCCAAGAAACCTTACTAACGCCTCGCTTCTATACGACGGACTTCGATGCGATCGCGGCGATGGATCTCGCTCCCAACGAAGAAGAGTTGCAAGCGATCTTAGAAGAATTTCGCGCCGACTACAACCAAAAGCACTTCGTCCGCGACGAACAATTCAATCAATCCTGGGAAAACATCGACGGCGAAACCCGCCGCCTCTTCGTCGAATTTCTCGAACGTTCCTGCACCGCTGAATTTTCCGGTTTCTTACTCTACAAAGAACTCGGACGGCGCATCAAAGACAAAAACCCCATCCTCGCCGAATGCTTTACCCTCATGTCGCGGGATGAAGCGCGTCACGCCGGATTCCTCAATAAAGCGCTGTCGGACTTTAACCTGTCCTTGGATCTCGGTTTCCTGACCAAGAGCCGCAAGTATACTTACTTCAAGCCGAAATTCATCTTCTACGCGACTTACCTCTCCGAAAAAATCGGCTACTGGCGCTACATCACCATTTACCGCCACTTAGAAAAGCATCCCGAAGATCGCCTCTACCCCATCTTCAACTTCTTTGAAAACTGGTGTCAGGATGAAAATCGTCACGGCGATTTCTTCGATGCCGTCATGCGCGCTGCACCGGAAACCTTGAATGATTGGAAGGCGAAGCTGTGGAGTCGTTTCTTCTTACTGTCGGTGTTTGCGACGATGTACCTCAACGACATCCAGCGCAAAGATTTTTATGCTGCGATCGGTTTGGATGCGCGCGAGTACGATAAGTACGTGATTGAGAAGACCAATGACACGGCAGGTCGCGTCTTCCCGGTTATTCTGGATATTAATTCTCCCGAATTCTACGATCGCTTGGAAATTTGCGTGCAGAATAACGAAAAACTGAGCGCGATCGCAACCTCCAACACCCCCAAAGCACTACAACTGTTCCAAAAATTGCCCTACTACATCTCCAATGGCTGGCAATGCTTGAAGTTGTATTTGATGAAACCCATTGATGTGACGGCGCAGCACGGAACCGTTCGTTAA